A genomic segment from Roseibium algicola encodes:
- a CDS encoding NAD-dependent epimerase/dehydratase family protein, with product MTTQKRILFTGGSGKAGRHVIPYLLAQGHRVVNVDLKPLDYPGVDNLIADITSSGEMFNVMTSYANFDELEPGNGVPTFDAVVHFAAVPRILIHPDNRTFEVNTIGTYNVIEAAVKLGIRKIVLASSETTYGVCFADGVVDPKVLPVEEDYDVDPMDSYGLSKVVNEQTARAFQRRSGFDIYALRIGNVIEPHEYDRFPDFFANPAQRRRNIFCYIDARDLGQIVDRCLEKDGLGYQVFNAGNDTNSVDIPNAEILKRFFPDVPLSRELGEHEALFSNRKIREVLGFQEEHNWRKYVTV from the coding sequence ATGACCACCCAGAAACGCATTCTGTTCACCGGCGGTTCCGGCAAGGCCGGACGGCACGTCATTCCCTATCTGCTGGCGCAGGGACATCGCGTCGTCAACGTCGACCTGAAACCGCTTGATTATCCAGGTGTCGACAACCTCATTGCCGACATCACCTCATCGGGTGAAATGTTCAACGTCATGACCAGCTACGCCAATTTCGATGAACTGGAACCGGGCAACGGGGTGCCAACTTTCGATGCGGTGGTCCATTTCGCGGCCGTGCCGCGCATTCTCATTCATCCGGACAACAGAACCTTCGAAGTCAATACGATCGGCACATACAACGTCATTGAAGCCGCCGTGAAGCTCGGCATCCGCAAGATCGTGCTCGCCTCTTCGGAAACCACCTACGGCGTCTGTTTCGCCGATGGCGTGGTCGACCCGAAGGTGCTACCCGTCGAAGAAGATTATGACGTCGACCCGATGGACAGTTACGGGCTTTCCAAGGTGGTCAACGAACAGACCGCCCGCGCCTTCCAGCGCCGGTCCGGCTTCGATATCTATGCGCTGCGGATCGGCAATGTCATCGAGCCGCACGAATACGACCGGTTCCCGGATTTCTTCGCCAATCCTGCGCAACGCCGCAGAAACATCTTCTGCTATATCGATGCGCGCGACCTCGGTCAGATCGTCGACCGCTGCCTTGAAAAGGACGGGCTCGGCTACCAGGTCTTCAACGCCGGCAACGACACGAATTCCGTCGATATTCCGAATGCGGAAATCCTCAAGCGCTTCTTCCCCGATGTGCCGCTGAGCCGGGAACTCGGCGAGCACGAGGCCCTGTTCTCGAACCGCAAGATCCGCGAGGTTCTGGGCTTCCAAGAAGAGCACAACTGGCGCAAATACGTGACCGTATAA
- a CDS encoding AraC family transcriptional regulator has translation MTNHEKLTLSPRDNGYVRRFTRVIEHIYANLDEDPDLARLAEVAALSPSHWHRVWQSTYGESIFATVKRLRLHRAAGDLAYTDLALPVVAKRAGYGSLEAFSRSFKQAYGQTPTAYRSSVSSRRVQPANGGAPLPKLKGPAPMHDVSVKTLPSETLAVLPHRGAYMEIGKAFETLFGILVSRQLVGRIGAMKALYYSDPTHVAEDDLQSAAGAVINDSFPVDAPLEKRETRAGDYAVLRYKGPYADMKWAYEWLYGEWLTQSGREPDDAPCLEVYLNNPRDTAPADLLTDICLPLKPAA, from the coding sequence ATGACCAATCACGAAAAGCTCACACTCTCACCGCGGGACAACGGCTATGTCCGCCGTTTCACAAGGGTGATCGAACATATCTACGCCAACCTCGACGAGGATCCTGATCTGGCGAGGCTTGCCGAGGTGGCAGCCCTTTCTCCCTCACACTGGCACAGGGTCTGGCAGTCGACCTATGGCGAATCCATCTTCGCGACGGTCAAGCGGCTGCGCCTTCATCGTGCCGCGGGAGACCTTGCCTATACGGACCTGGCCTTGCCCGTCGTCGCAAAACGGGCCGGTTACGGCAGCCTGGAGGCTTTTTCACGCAGCTTCAAACAGGCTTACGGCCAGACCCCCACCGCCTACCGCTCCTCCGTTTCCTCGCGCCGGGTTCAGCCGGCCAACGGCGGTGCACCACTTCCCAAACTGAAAGGACCAGCTCCAATGCATGACGTTTCCGTCAAAACCCTTCCGTCCGAAACCCTGGCCGTGCTGCCTCACCGAGGCGCGTACATGGAGATCGGCAAGGCGTTTGAGACACTTTTCGGCATTCTGGTGAGCCGTCAGCTGGTCGGCCGGATCGGTGCGATGAAGGCGCTCTATTATTCCGACCCGACCCATGTTGCCGAAGATGATCTGCAGTCGGCTGCCGGAGCGGTCATAAACGATAGCTTCCCGGTCGATGCTCCGCTCGAAAAGCGGGAAACGCGTGCCGGTGACTACGCGGTGCTGCGTTACAAGGGACCCTACGCCGACATGAAATGGGCCTACGAGTGGCTTTACGGCGAGTGGCTGACGCAGTCCGGCCGTGAACCGGACGATGCGCCCTGTCTGGAAGTCTATCTCAACAACCCGCGCGACACGGCGCCCGCGGATCTTCTGACCGACATCTGCCTGCCTCTGAAGCCTGCTGCCTGA
- a CDS encoding SLC13 family permease: MTFDQIALFVLFGTVFALLVWGRIRFDLIAFGALILGAFLGLVPSEEIFSGFGHSAVMIIALVLIVSRGLMNSGAVELIAGVVISASRGLSRHIGLMAIVGASLSAIINNVAALALLMPLDMEAAKKAERSPGLSLMPLSFATILGGMITLIGTPPNIVIAQYRSDAFGAPFSMFDFAPVGLVVAVTGIAFVALFGWRLLPRHFRDKPKQEGFAESLYAAELKVGEISEEKPLTVGDLYPVADEKDVAIIGLIRNGRRVRGFARREAIKSGDYLFVEGDPKAIEAFMGAAKLEFAGSEQHKGGLNNDALSLIEAIAPDNARIIGRSSFDMRLLYGHSVTLLGISRQGRRVQKRVRHEEIRPGDVLLLLGTPERLESACAWLGVLPLEGRKTGVMQRNKAWLAIAGFAVAIAAAVAGLAYLPVALAACVIFYAAAGLISGSEVYQSVEWKVIVLLGSLIPLGQAFEEAGNAQLIADGILALTSTAPAWVTLAILMVVTMTLSDFLNNVATCLIAAPISVQIANSLQVNSDPFLMAVAVASSCAFLTPIGHKNNTIIMGPGGYRFGDYWRMGLPLEILVLAVSIPAILLFWPL; the protein is encoded by the coding sequence GTGACCTTTGACCAGATTGCCCTGTTTGTCCTCTTCGGCACTGTCTTCGCACTGCTGGTCTGGGGCCGTATCCGCTTCGATCTCATAGCCTTTGGCGCGTTGATCCTGGGTGCGTTCCTGGGTCTCGTCCCTTCCGAGGAAATCTTCTCCGGCTTCGGCCATTCCGCCGTCATGATCATTGCCCTCGTGCTGATCGTCTCGCGCGGGCTGATGAACTCAGGCGCTGTGGAACTGATTGCGGGCGTGGTGATTTCCGCTTCCAGAGGCCTGTCGCGGCATATCGGTCTGATGGCCATCGTCGGCGCCAGCCTGTCGGCAATCATCAATAACGTGGCCGCGCTGGCATTGCTCATGCCGCTCGATATGGAGGCGGCCAAGAAGGCGGAACGTTCGCCTGGCCTCTCCCTGATGCCCCTGTCTTTCGCAACGATCCTTGGCGGCATGATCACACTGATCGGAACACCGCCAAACATCGTCATCGCGCAGTATCGTTCGGATGCCTTTGGCGCGCCCTTTTCCATGTTCGATTTTGCCCCTGTCGGCCTCGTGGTCGCAGTGACAGGCATTGCCTTTGTTGCCCTGTTCGGCTGGCGCCTGCTGCCCCGCCATTTCCGGGACAAGCCGAAACAGGAGGGCTTTGCCGAAAGCCTTTATGCGGCTGAACTGAAGGTCGGGGAAATCTCGGAAGAAAAGCCGCTCACTGTCGGCGATCTTTACCCGGTTGCCGACGAGAAGGATGTCGCCATCATCGGCCTCATCCGCAATGGCCGGCGTGTACGCGGGTTTGCCCGCCGCGAGGCGATCAAGTCCGGAGATTACCTGTTCGTGGAAGGCGACCCCAAGGCCATCGAGGCCTTCATGGGCGCCGCCAAGCTGGAATTCGCCGGCTCAGAACAGCACAAGGGCGGCCTGAACAACGACGCCCTGTCACTGATCGAGGCAATCGCGCCGGACAATGCCAGGATCATCGGCCGGTCGAGTTTCGACATGCGTCTCCTTTACGGCCACAGCGTTACCTTGCTCGGCATTTCCAGGCAGGGTCGCCGTGTACAGAAACGCGTTCGCCACGAAGAGATACGCCCGGGTGATGTGCTCCTACTGCTGGGTACCCCGGAGCGGCTGGAAAGCGCCTGCGCCTGGCTTGGTGTCCTGCCTCTGGAAGGACGCAAGACGGGCGTAATGCAGCGCAACAAGGCCTGGCTGGCGATCGCAGGCTTTGCCGTTGCGATTGCAGCAGCCGTTGCCGGCCTTGCCTATCTCCCGGTTGCCCTGGCTGCCTGTGTGATTTTTTATGCCGCCGCCGGCCTGATCAGCGGATCGGAGGTTTATCAGTCCGTGGAGTGGAAAGTGATCGTGCTGCTCGGCTCGTTGATCCCCCTTGGTCAAGCATTTGAGGAAGCAGGCAACGCTCAGCTGATCGCCGACGGTATTCTCGCCCTCACCTCGACGGCTCCGGCCTGGGTCACCCTCGCCATCCTGATGGTGGTGACGATGACCCTTTCCGACTTCCTGAACAACGTTGCCACCTGCCTGATCGCAGCGCCCATCTCGGTCCAGATCGCCAATTCCCTTCAGGTGAACTCCGACCCGTTCCTGATGGCGGTGGCGGTTGCATCGTCCTGTGCGTTCCTGACGCCGATCGGCCACAAGAACAACACCATCATCATGGGACCGGGCGGCTATCGCTTTGGCGACTACTGGCGCATGGGCCTGCCGCTCGAGATCCTCGTCCTGGCCGTCAGCATCCCGGCCATCCTGCTGTTCTGGCCGCTCTGA